In a genomic window of Zingiber officinale cultivar Zhangliang chromosome 9B, Zo_v1.1, whole genome shotgun sequence:
- the LOC122025230 gene encoding protein SHORT-ROOT 1-like yields MDTLFRLFSPQSNSHRQSSYDLSRNSSSSRSSGDPSLHQINGGYYLEQPDYSFPHQDPYSYRDQECGTNHHGLFMDEDFSSSSSSKHLGGHRPPATPTLVFDPAAAAADLNLDVFSSPISSSSASGSGGGGRWASQLLLECARAVAARDTQRAQQLTWMLNELASPYGDAEQKVAAYFLQGLFARLTASGQRTLRTLAAASDRNCSFDSARRTALRFQELSPWSSFGHVAANGAILEAFLEGTPQRLHILDLSTTFCTQWPTLLEALATRSADDTPHLTITTVAAASSSMQRVMKEIGQRMEKFARLMGVPFRFNVVHHAGDLSSLDLDTLDLRCDDSVSCLAVNCVNALHAISPNGGRRGGFLAAIRRLRPQIVTVVEEEADLAGVDGGDEPEEGEAFMKVFQESLRFFTAYMESLEESFPRTSNERLSLERTAGRAVVDIVSCAPSESAERREKAAVWSRRMRTAGFAPSAFSEDAADDVRALLRRYREGWSMRSSTTDADDAGVFLEWKEQAVVWASAWKP; encoded by the coding sequence ATGGACACCCTGTTTAGATTATTTAGTCCTCAATCCAATTCGCATCGGCAATCTTCCTACGATCTGAGTCGGAATTCGAGCAGCTCTAGATCCTCCGGCGACCCCTCGCTGCACCAGATCAACGGCGGCTACTACTTGGAGCAGCCCGATTATTCGTTCCCTCATCAGGATCCGTACTCGTATCGAGATCAAGAATGCGGCACCAACCACCACGGCCTTTTCATGGATGAagacttctcctcctcctcctcctccaagcaCTTGGGTGGTCACCGTCCGCCGGCCACGCCGACCCTGGTGTTCGACCCCGCCGCCGCAGCTGCTGACCTCAACCTCGACGTCTTCTCCTCGCCCATCTCCTCGTCCTCCGCCTCGGGGTCTGGCGGTGGGGGGAGGTGGGCGTCGCAGCTGCTTCTCGAGTGTGCGCGCGCCGTGGCGGCGCGCGACACCCAGCGAGCGCAGCAGCTGACGTGGATGCTCAACGAGCTGGCGTCGCCCTACGGCGACGCCGAGCAGAAGGTTGCCGCCTACTTCCTGCAGGGTCTCTTCGCTCGGCTGACGGCGTCCGGGCAGCGAACGCTGCGCACCCTCGCTGCCGCCTCCGACCGCAACTGTTCCTTCGACTCCGCCCGCCGGACTGCGCTGCGTTTCCAGGAACTCAGCCCCTGGTCCTCCTTCGGCCACGTGGCTGCCAACGGAGCCATTCTCGAAGCCTTCCTCGAGGGGACGCCGCAGCGGCTGCACATCCTCGACCTCAGCACCACCTTCTGCACTCAGTGGCCGACGCTCCTGGAGGCGCTGGCCACGCGCTCCGCCGACGACACGCCGCACCTCACCATCACCACTGTGGCTGCGGCCTCCTCATCGATGCAACGGGTGATGAAGGAGATAGGTCAGCGGATGGAGAAGTTCGCTCGTCTCATGGGCGTGCCCTTCCGCTTCAACGTCGTCCACCATGCCGGCGACCTATCCTCTCTCGACCTCGACACCCTCGACCTGCGCTGCGACGATTCCGTTTCCTGCCTCGCGGTGAATTGTGTCAACGCCCTCCACGCCATCTCACCGAACGGCGGCCGGAGGGGTGGCTTCCTGGCCGCCATCCGGAGGCTGCGGCCTCAGATCGTGACGGTCGTGGAAGAGGAAGCCGACCTTGCGGGGGTGGACGGTGGCGACGAGCCGGAGGAAGGGGAGGCGTTCATGAAGGTCTTTCAGGAGAGCTTGCGATTCTTCACGGCTTACATGGAGTCGCTGGAGGAGAGCTTCCCACGCACGAGCAACGAGCGGCTGTCACTGGAGCGGACGGCAGGGAGGGCGGTGGTGGATATCGTCTCGTGCGCACCGTCGGAGTCGGCCGAGCGAAGGGAGAAGGCGGCAGTGTGGTCGAGACGGATGCGCACCGCAGGCTTCGCGCCATCGGCCTTCAGCGAGGACGCAGCCGACGACGTGAGGGCGCTGCTGAGGAGGTACCGAGAGGGATGGTCGATGAGATCGTCGACCACGGACGCCGACGACGCCGGCGTGTTCCTCGAATGGAAGGAGCAAGCGGTGGTGTGGGCGAGCGCCTGGAAGCCATGA